The sequence below is a genomic window from Deltaproteobacteria bacterium.
CGGAATTACCAAGACCCTGCGGGAGCTGTTGGCGGAGGAGGCGTTTACGGTGGTGACCGCTGCCGATCTCCTCGCCGAACTCTATCGCGTCTTCCATTATCCCCGTATTCGCCAACGGTTTCATCCGACCGAGGAGGACATCATCGCGTTCCTGGGCCTTGTGCTGGAGCGGGCAGTGATCGTGCCAGGCCGCTATCAGGTGCAGCGCGTCGAGTCTGATCCCACTGACGATATGTTCTTGGCCTGTGCGCTCGAAGGCAAAGCTGACTACATCGTCTCCCGTGATCCCCACCTCCTCAACCTCAAACACTTCCACTCCATCCAAATCGTCGAACCCCCCGCCTTCGTCCGGGCAGTCAGACAGCAGCAACGACACAAGGAGTGAAAGATGAAGACTATTGCAACGTCCTCTATTCCCCCGGGCAGATCAACTGCCCGTGCCCCCCGGCGTAAAGCCACCAATGCCGCAACGTCCCCTATTCCCCACATCAAACGCTTCTATCAGCGCAAACAAGCGAGGACCAATGGCGTGGTAGCGATTAAAGCGGTGG
It includes:
- a CDS encoding putative toxin-antitoxin system toxin component, PIN family: MPALKAVLDTNVLIGLAFARRGITKTLRELLAEEAFTVVTAADLLAELYRVFHYPRIRQRFHPTEEDIIAFLGLVLERAVIVPGRYQVQRVESDPTDDMFLACALEGKADYIVSRDPHLLNLKHFHSIQIVEPPAFVRAVRQQQRHKE